A window of Sutcliffiella cohnii contains these coding sequences:
- a CDS encoding Na+/H+ antiporter subunit A: MSLIHLVILSPLILAIFVPFLHKYFRQIHTGWFVLILPILLFIYFIGFIRSSMNGETYISTMNWIPSLGINFTVYLDGLGLLFALLITGIGALVVLYSIYYLSKEKEALNTFYVYLLMFMGAMLGVVLSDNLIVLYSFWELTSFSSFLLISYWYQREKSRYGAQKSMLITVFGGLAMLAGFVLLYIMTGTFSIREIIANVDIVTADALFIPALILILLGAFTKSAQFPFHIWLPDAMEAPTPVSAYLHSATMVKAGIYLVARMSPIFAGAPEWFWLVSVFGLITLFWGSFSAVKQTDLKGILAFSTISQLGLIMSLLGIGSAAVYYDYLDDNIYTVATMAAVFHLINHATFKGSLFMVVGIVDHETGTRDIRKLGGLMNIMPISFTLALIGSFAMAGLPPFNGFLSKEMFFTGMLHATQIDAWNMDTLGILFPVFAWLASIFTFVYSMILVFKTFTGKYQPEKLDVKPHEAPIGMLISPIILVSLVVIFGFFPNLLSPSLIGPAVSSILPDYFLIEDINIYFWHGWTPELFMTIGVVAFGTFLYLTVAKWGKIYEWFPQRLALNRFYDGGIVALERGSNKFTNSYMTGFMRDYLIIIFGFMVLLLGALIVKLDVFTFNTADAADVGFYEVILAIVMVIATLTVIISKSRLTAIISLGVVGYSQALFFVLFRAPDLALTQLVVETISVALYLLVFYHLPKFKVEITRLRFRLTNFIISVAVGLIVIIIGISANSSRLFESISSYFEAVTYTEAGGKNMVNVILVDFRGFDTLFEGTVLVIAAFGIYMMIKLRLADKKGGVEGEGK; the protein is encoded by the coding sequence TTGTCACTGATTCACTTAGTGATTCTTTCCCCATTAATATTGGCGATATTTGTACCCTTTTTACACAAGTACTTCCGCCAAATACATACAGGATGGTTTGTATTAATATTACCTATCCTACTTTTTATTTACTTCATAGGCTTTATTCGAAGCTCGATGAACGGGGAAACATACATTAGTACGATGAATTGGATTCCTTCACTTGGAATCAATTTCACTGTATACCTGGATGGTTTAGGACTTTTATTTGCCCTACTGATTACAGGTATCGGTGCACTAGTAGTGCTTTATTCAATTTATTACCTATCGAAAGAAAAAGAAGCACTTAATACGTTTTACGTATATTTATTAATGTTTATGGGCGCAATGCTCGGGGTTGTCTTATCAGATAACTTGATTGTTTTATACTCGTTCTGGGAATTAACAAGCTTTTCTTCTTTCTTGTTAATTAGCTATTGGTATCAACGAGAAAAATCAAGATATGGTGCTCAAAAATCGATGCTAATTACTGTCTTCGGTGGTCTAGCTATGTTAGCTGGTTTTGTGCTCCTATACATCATGACTGGCACATTTAGCATTAGAGAAATTATTGCTAATGTAGATATTGTTACTGCGGATGCACTGTTTATCCCAGCATTAATTTTAATATTGCTAGGCGCATTTACTAAATCTGCACAATTTCCATTCCATATTTGGTTACCGGATGCAATGGAAGCTCCAACACCTGTTAGTGCTTATTTACACTCCGCAACGATGGTTAAAGCTGGTATTTATTTAGTAGCAAGAATGAGCCCGATTTTTGCAGGTGCTCCTGAATGGTTCTGGCTCGTATCAGTTTTTGGCCTTATCACCCTTTTCTGGGGTTCCTTCTCCGCGGTGAAGCAAACAGATTTAAAAGGTATATTAGCCTTCTCAACGATAAGTCAATTAGGGTTAATTATGTCGTTGTTAGGTATCGGTAGTGCTGCTGTTTATTACGACTATTTAGATGACAACATTTATACCGTTGCAACGATGGCTGCAGTGTTCCATTTAATTAACCATGCGACCTTTAAAGGTAGCTTGTTTATGGTTGTTGGTATTGTTGATCATGAAACAGGAACACGTGACATACGGAAACTTGGCGGGTTAATGAATATCATGCCAATTTCGTTTACGCTTGCCTTAATAGGAAGTTTTGCGATGGCTGGTTTACCACCATTCAACGGTTTCTTGAGTAAGGAAATGTTCTTTACAGGTATGTTACATGCTACACAAATTGATGCTTGGAATATGGACACATTAGGAATTTTATTCCCAGTATTTGCATGGCTAGCAAGTATTTTTACATTTGTTTACAGTATGATCCTTGTATTCAAAACGTTTACTGGTAAATATCAACCAGAAAAGCTTGATGTGAAACCACATGAAGCACCAATTGGAATGTTAATTTCACCTATTATACTTGTTTCATTAGTTGTGATTTTTGGGTTCTTCCCGAACTTACTATCACCAAGTTTAATCGGTCCAGCAGTTTCATCTATTCTTCCAGATTACTTCTTAATTGAAGATATCAATATATATTTCTGGCACGGATGGACACCAGAGTTATTTATGACAATTGGTGTTGTTGCATTTGGAACATTCCTTTACTTAACTGTTGCAAAGTGGGGGAAAATTTACGAATGGTTCCCGCAACGTTTAGCACTAAATAGATTTTATGACGGTGGAATTGTAGCTCTTGAGCGTGGATCAAACAAATTTACGAATTCATATATGACAGGGTTTATGCGTGATTATTTAATTATAATATTCGGTTTTATGGTGCTGTTATTAGGGGCACTAATTGTAAAATTAGATGTATTTACATTTAATACAGCTGATGCTGCGGATGTTGGTTTTTATGAAGTAATTCTTGCCATTGTAATGGTAATAGCTACTCTTACAGTAATAATATCCAAATCTAGACTAACTGCCATTATTTCTTTAGGAGTTGTAGGTTATTCGCAAGCTTTATTTTTCGTATTATTCCGCGCACCAGATTTAGCATTAACACAGTTAGTAGTTGAAACGATTTCGGTTGCACTATACCTTTTAGTGTTCTACCATTTACCAAAATTCAAAGTAGAAATAACAAGATTACGTTTCCGTTTAACAAATTTTATTATATCTGTAGCAGTAGGTTTAATTGTAATCATCATTGGTATATCTGCTAATAGTAGTCGCTTATTCGAATCAATTTCTAGCTATTTCGAAGCGGTTACTTATACAGAAGCAGGTGGAAAAAACATGGTAAACGTCATTTTAGTTGACTTCCGTGGTTTCGATACTTTATTTGAAGGTACGGTACTAGTTATAGCTGCATTTGGAATTTATATGATGATTAAATTACGTCTAGCTGATAAGAAAGGAGGCGTAGAGGGTGAAGGTAAATGA
- a CDS encoding Na(+)/H(+) antiporter subunit B, protein MKVNDLILQTVTTILSFLIITFSIYIFFAGHYTPGGGFIGGLMTSAALVLLLLAFDMKTVKTVFPINFMTVSAIGLLICVLTGVGAMFFNAPFLTHTFGYETFPILGETALATSTIFDIGVYLIVVGVAMTIIQTIGESE, encoded by the coding sequence GTGAAGGTAAATGATTTGATTCTTCAAACGGTCACTACGATACTGTCGTTTCTTATCATTACTTTCTCTATCTATATTTTCTTTGCTGGTCACTACACACCAGGTGGAGGATTTATTGGAGGACTAATGACTTCCGCTGCGCTTGTTTTATTATTACTAGCGTTTGATATGAAAACAGTAAAAACCGTTTTTCCTATTAATTTTATGACAGTTTCAGCTATTGGGCTGTTAATCTGTGTGTTAACAGGAGTTGGTGCCATGTTCTTTAATGCGCCATTCCTAACGCATACTTTTGGTTATGAAACGTTCCCTATTTTAGGGGAAACTGCTCTTGCGACATCTACAATTTTTGATATTGGGGTATATTTAATTGTGGTTGGTGTTGCAATGACCATTATTCAAACGATTGGAGAGAGCGAATAA
- a CDS encoding Na(+)/H(+) antiporter subunit C, which yields MEILMTIIAGILVASATYLILSKSILRIVLGTALLSHGAHLLLLTMGGLKTGAAPLLGQNADSYTDPLPQALILTAIVISFGVTAFFLVLAYRAYQELKTDDMDKLRGNENE from the coding sequence ATGGAAATATTGATGACTATAATTGCTGGTATTTTAGTGGCATCTGCTACGTATTTAATTCTTTCGAAAAGTATTTTACGAATAGTTCTTGGTACTGCCCTATTATCACATGGAGCTCACCTTCTACTTCTTACAATGGGTGGATTAAAAACTGGGGCGGCTCCACTGTTAGGACAAAACGCGGATAGCTATACAGATCCGCTTCCACAAGCTCTTATTTTAACAGCGATTGTTATTAGCTTTGGAGTTACAGCCTTTTTCTTAGTACTTGCTTATAGAGCTTATCAAGAACTGAAAACAGACGATATGGATAAATTAAGGGGAAATGAAAATGAGTAA
- a CDS encoding Na+/H+ antiporter subunit D has translation MSNLVILPILIPLLAGTILLFFPRQLHFQKWISVIALSLTTISSIVLVQTVFNNGIQTLELGGWKPPFGIVLVADMFSALLVLTGIVVSFTCILFAFKSIGEDREKHYFYAFAQFLITGVMGAFLTGDLFNLFVFFEVFLMASYALIVIGGTKIQLRETLKYVLINVISSALFVISVAYIYAVLGTLNMADLGARVAEYGQTPLLTVIAILFLVVFGLKGGIFPLYFWLPGAYKAPPYAVTALFGALLTKVGVYAIFRMFSVIFTHEPQITHQIIAVLAGITILIGAIGAVAYSDVKQIIIYNIVTAIGVIVFGVVIATEIGYAGAIYYLVHDMVIKGALFLLAGAMFTITGTNKIKEMGGLIKRHPLLGWMFFLAALALAGIPPLSGFVGKVLLTQAGLSEGHYWFVAVMLLSSLLVLYSVMKIFLNCFFREEVLTEKEEKGSIKGLVYPSVILIAISVFLGVGAEVVTPYIMQAAETLADPTAYIQAVLKE, from the coding sequence ATGAGTAACCTTGTTATATTACCCATACTTATCCCCCTGCTTGCTGGAACGATTTTATTATTTTTCCCGAGGCAGTTACATTTTCAAAAATGGATAAGTGTGATTGCGTTGTCACTTACAACAATTAGTTCGATTGTTCTCGTTCAAACAGTATTTAATAACGGCATTCAAACGTTAGAACTTGGTGGCTGGAAACCTCCGTTTGGAATAGTGCTAGTTGCGGATATGTTCAGTGCACTTTTAGTTTTAACAGGAATTGTTGTTAGTTTTACATGTATATTGTTTGCTTTTAAATCTATTGGAGAAGATCGAGAAAAGCATTATTTCTATGCTTTTGCACAGTTTTTAATTACTGGTGTCATGGGGGCCTTTTTAACAGGTGATTTATTTAACCTTTTTGTATTTTTTGAAGTGTTTTTAATGGCCTCGTATGCGCTAATTGTTATTGGTGGAACAAAAATACAATTACGCGAGACATTAAAATATGTTTTAATTAATGTTATTTCTTCTGCACTATTCGTTATTTCGGTAGCTTACATTTATGCGGTACTTGGAACTCTCAACATGGCTGATTTAGGCGCTAGAGTTGCAGAATATGGGCAAACTCCGTTATTAACTGTTATTGCGATCTTGTTCCTGGTTGTTTTCGGATTAAAAGGTGGTATTTTTCCACTATACTTTTGGTTACCTGGGGCTTATAAAGCACCTCCATATGCTGTAACAGCATTATTTGGGGCTCTGCTAACGAAAGTAGGAGTATACGCTATTTTCCGTATGTTCTCTGTCATTTTCACACATGAGCCACAAATAACACATCAAATAATCGCTGTACTCGCAGGCATTACGATATTAATTGGTGCTATTGGTGCTGTCGCTTATTCGGATGTAAAACAAATAATTATTTACAACATCGTTACCGCTATTGGAGTAATTGTGTTTGGTGTTGTTATCGCAACAGAAATAGGCTATGCAGGAGCTATTTACTACTTAGTTCATGACATGGTCATTAAAGGAGCATTATTCCTGCTAGCTGGTGCAATGTTTACGATTACTGGAACCAATAAAATAAAAGAAATGGGTGGACTAATAAAAAGACATCCACTACTAGGTTGGATGTTCTTCTTAGCTGCTTTAGCGCTTGCAGGTATCCCACCACTAAGCGGTTTCGTAGGGAAAGTTTTACTAACTCAAGCCGGTTTAAGTGAAGGGCATTATTGGTTCGTAGCTGTTATGTTACTCTCTAGCTTACTTGTACTTTACTCCGTTATGAAAATATTCTTAAATTGTTTCTTTAGAGAAGAAGTTCTAACGGAAAAGGAAGAAAAGGGTTCGATCAAAGGTTTAGTGTATCCTTCTGTTATTCTTATTGCCATTTCTGTCTTTTTAGGAGTGGGAGCAGAAGTTGTTACCCCGTATATTATGCAAGCAGCTGAAACATTAGCAGACCCTACTGCTTATATTCAAGCAGTATTAAAGGAGTAG
- a CDS encoding Na+/H+ antiporter subunit E, with translation MAFQILINLMIAFLWMFLKIDWTFPTFFVGYFWGIMILLAMRRFLPGRLYVERVWAAFKLLLIFFRELILSNIQVIRDILRPKLNIQPGIFAMPTDLNSRWEITLLSLLISLTPGTLVMDISDDNKILYIHAMNIPDADATIKDIKNNFERVIKEVTR, from the coding sequence ATGGCTTTTCAAATATTAATAAATCTAATGATTGCGTTTTTATGGATGTTCCTAAAAATTGATTGGACGTTTCCTACCTTTTTCGTCGGTTATTTTTGGGGAATAATGATTCTTTTAGCGATGAGAAGATTTTTACCTGGTAGATTATACGTAGAAAGAGTTTGGGCAGCATTTAAGCTTCTACTAATCTTTTTCCGTGAGCTAATTTTATCTAACATTCAAGTTATTCGAGATATTTTACGTCCTAAATTAAACATACAGCCAGGTATTTTTGCTATGCCAACTGACTTGAATTCAAGATGGGAGATAACATTACTATCACTTCTCATAAGTCTAACTCCAGGTACGTTAGTAATGGATATTTCCGATGATAATAAAATACTATATATACATGCGATGAATATTCCTGATGCTGATGCAACGATTAAAGATATTAAAAATAATTTTGAACGAGTAATTAAGGAGGTGACTAGATAA
- a CDS encoding Na(+)/H(+) antiporter subunit F1: MFDTPLDIMLTIGLVILSISTLGLVYRVIKGPSVPDRVMGLDSIGINLIGITAITSIILRTDAFLEVILLIGIIAFVGTVAFSKFLQKGEIFDRDRSN, encoded by the coding sequence ATGTTTGATACACCATTAGACATCATGTTAACAATTGGGCTCGTCATTTTATCTATCTCTACTTTAGGGCTCGTATACAGGGTGATAAAAGGTCCTTCTGTTCCTGACAGAGTAATGGGGCTTGACTCTATCGGTATTAATTTAATTGGGATTACAGCAATTACATCTATTATTTTAAGGACAGATGCTTTTTTAGAAGTTATCTTATTAATTGGGATAATTGCCTTTGTTGGAACAGTAGCATTCTCGAAGTTTTTACAGAAAGGGGAGATTTTTGACCGTGACAGAAGCAACTAG
- the mnhG gene encoding monovalent cation/H(+) antiporter subunit G: MTEATSYIIGGLVILGSLLSLAAAVGVIRLPDVYCRNHAASKSSTLGVLFVLIAAMLFFWWDSQYFSARLLLGIIFVFITAPVGAHLMTRAAYYTNVKLSNTSIQDDLRDKKEQEEAQLKRVRG; encoded by the coding sequence GTGACAGAAGCAACTAGTTATATTATTGGTGGGTTGGTCATATTAGGATCTCTTCTGAGCCTTGCTGCAGCTGTTGGAGTTATTCGTTTGCCAGATGTTTACTGTCGAAATCATGCTGCATCCAAAAGCTCAACCTTAGGTGTACTTTTTGTACTTATTGCTGCTATGCTTTTCTTCTGGTGGGATAGTCAATACTTTAGTGCTCGACTTTTACTAGGTATTATTTTCGTATTCATAACAGCTCCAGTTGGTGCTCACCTAATGACGAGAGCAGCGTATTATACGAACGTTAAGCTTTCAAACACATCAATCCAAGATGATTTACGTGATAAAAAAGAACAAGAAGAAGCACAGCTAAAACGCGTCAGAGGTTAA
- a CDS encoding iron-containing alcohol dehydrogenase, producing MNNFTFYNPTRLIFGKDEVENLANHLQTYGKNILLVYGGGSIKKSGLYDQVIQQLQKANANVTELAGVEPNPRVETVRKGVALCKEHQIDFLLAVGGGSVIDCTKAIAAGAKYDGDVWDIVIKKAPVHEALPFGTVLTLAATGSEMNSGSVITNWETKEKHGWGSPFTFPQFSILDPQNTVTVPKNHTVYGIVDMMSHVFEQYFNNATHTPLQDRMCESVLKTVMETAPKLLEDLTSYKHRETILYSGTIALNGMLQMGYRGDWASHGIEHAISAIYDIPHAGGLAIIFPNWMKHVLDRNVAKFKQLAVRVFEVDDTDKDDREVALEGIERLRQFWNSLGAPSRLADYNIDDSQFEQMTRHILANGPIGNFKPLHEEDVTSILKACL from the coding sequence ATGAATAATTTTACTTTTTATAATCCGACTAGATTAATATTTGGCAAAGATGAGGTAGAAAATCTTGCTAATCATTTGCAAACGTACGGGAAAAATATCCTTCTTGTTTACGGTGGGGGAAGTATAAAGAAAAGTGGTTTGTATGACCAAGTAATTCAGCAACTTCAAAAGGCAAATGCTAACGTAACGGAATTAGCAGGGGTTGAACCTAACCCTAGGGTAGAAACAGTACGAAAAGGTGTTGCATTATGTAAAGAACATCAAATTGATTTCTTATTAGCCGTTGGTGGTGGAAGTGTTATCGATTGTACGAAAGCAATTGCCGCTGGTGCAAAATATGATGGCGATGTATGGGATATTGTCATAAAAAAAGCTCCAGTTCATGAAGCTTTACCGTTCGGTACTGTGTTAACATTAGCTGCAACTGGTTCTGAAATGAATTCTGGATCGGTTATTACGAACTGGGAAACGAAAGAAAAGCATGGCTGGGGTAGTCCTTTTACTTTCCCGCAGTTTTCTATATTAGATCCACAAAACACTGTAACAGTTCCAAAAAATCATACTGTATATGGAATCGTTGATATGATGTCGCACGTTTTTGAACAGTACTTCAACAATGCAACACATACACCACTTCAAGATAGAATGTGTGAAAGTGTGTTAAAAACCGTAATGGAAACAGCTCCGAAATTATTAGAGGATTTAACAAGCTATAAACATCGAGAAACAATACTTTATAGTGGAACGATTGCGTTAAATGGTATGTTGCAAATGGGGTACCGTGGAGATTGGGCTTCTCATGGAATCGAACATGCGATTTCAGCAATTTACGATATACCTCATGCTGGAGGATTAGCTATTATATTCCCTAACTGGATGAAGCACGTTCTAGATAGGAATGTTGCGAAATTTAAACAATTAGCGGTTCGAGTATTTGAAGTAGATGACACGGATAAGGACGATCGCGAAGTGGCGTTAGAAGGAATAGAACGTTTACGTCAATTTTGGAACTCATTAGGGGCTCCTTCTCGTTTAGCGGACTATAACATTGATGATTCCCAATTTGAACAAATGACCAGACATATCCTTGCAAATGGTCCTATCGGTAATTTTAAACCGCTGCATGAAGAAGATGTAACTTCTATATTAAAAGCATGTCTATAA
- a CDS encoding DUF378 domain-containing protein, with the protein MSTIQRIALALTIIGAINWGLIGFFGFDLVAAIFGGQNAALSRIIYGLVGIAGLINLGLLFRPSEAYETEAEPRTTR; encoded by the coding sequence ATGAGCACAATACAACGTATTGCGTTAGCTCTTACGATCATCGGAGCTATTAACTGGGGCCTAATCGGATTTTTCGGATTTGACCTCGTAGCAGCGATATTTGGAGGGCAAAATGCAGCTCTATCTCGTATCATTTATGGTCTAGTTGGTATTGCTGGATTAATTAATCTCGGCTTATTGTTTAGACCATCAGAAGCTTACGAAACAGAAGCTGAACCTAGAACTACTCGATAA
- the yugI gene encoding S1 domain-containing post-transcriptional regulator GSP13, giving the protein MSDKIEVGTVLKGKVTGIQPYGVFVAINEETQGLVHISEITHGYVKDINEHLTKGEEVSVKVLSVDEGNGKISLSIKATEEAPKQAPAAPKKPKKRQATATAIKTDDNSQGFNTLKDKLEEWIEQSKREDLIKK; this is encoded by the coding sequence ATGTCAGATAAAATTGAAGTAGGTACGGTTTTAAAAGGGAAGGTAACTGGAATTCAGCCTTATGGAGTTTTTGTAGCAATTAATGAAGAGACGCAAGGGTTAGTTCACATTTCAGAAATTACACATGGTTATGTGAAAGATATTAATGAGCATTTAACAAAAGGAGAAGAGGTTTCTGTAAAGGTTCTCTCTGTAGACGAGGGGAACGGGAAAATTAGCTTATCTATTAAAGCTACAGAAGAAGCACCGAAGCAGGCACCTGCAGCTCCTAAAAAGCCAAAAAAGCGTCAAGCTACAGCTACAGCAATTAAAACAGATGATAACTCACAAGGTTTCAACACGTTAAAAGATAAACTAGAAGAATGGATTGAACAATCTAAGCGTGAAGATTTAATTAAAAAATAA
- a CDS encoding alpha/beta fold hydrolase yields MVGKGKAFTKNLLGVDVYYELYPNKDATNKPVMVLIHGFLSSSFSYRRLFPLLKKDYTVLTVDLPPFGKSGKQTTFVYSYENMAKLVLQLLQSLSFHRAIVVGHSMGGQIALNMSKLKPDIVEKCILLCSSGYQKRMSSSLIVSSRIPFFHMWVKYWLGRKGILGNLYNVVYDRSLVDDEMVSGYLQPFTNDDIFRALTRMIRDREGDLGAEELKGIETPNLLIWGEEDRVVPLPIGVRLSNDLPNSKLITYKKTGHLLPEEKPDYVTENILEFAQS; encoded by the coding sequence ATGGTTGGAAAAGGAAAAGCATTTACTAAAAATCTATTAGGGGTGGACGTATATTACGAACTTTATCCTAACAAGGATGCAACCAATAAACCGGTAATGGTATTAATACATGGTTTTTTGTCCTCTTCCTTTAGTTATAGAAGATTATTCCCTTTATTAAAAAAGGATTATACAGTTTTGACCGTTGATTTACCGCCTTTCGGTAAAAGTGGAAAGCAGACAACCTTTGTATACTCATATGAAAACATGGCAAAACTCGTGCTCCAATTACTTCAATCGTTATCATTTCATCGAGCAATCGTAGTTGGCCATTCTATGGGAGGACAAATTGCACTAAATATGAGTAAACTAAAGCCCGATATAGTGGAAAAATGTATTCTGTTATGTAGCTCTGGCTATCAAAAAAGAATGTCAAGCTCCCTAATAGTTAGTTCACGTATACCGTTTTTTCATATGTGGGTAAAATATTGGTTAGGTCGAAAAGGTATTTTAGGAAATTTATATAACGTAGTATACGATCGCTCATTAGTTGACGATGAAATGGTCAGTGGATATTTACAGCCGTTTACGAATGACGATATTTTTCGAGCGCTGACAAGAATGATTCGTGACCGAGAAGGGGATTTAGGAGCTGAAGAATTAAAAGGAATTGAAACTCCCAACTTACTCATTTGGGGCGAAGAAGATCGAGTGGTTCCACTTCCAATTGGTGTACGATTAAGCAATGATTTACCGAATTCAAAGCTTATAACGTACAAAAAAACTGGTCATTTACTTCCGGAAGAAAAACCAGACTACGTTACAGAAAATATATTAGAATTTGCACAATCCTAA
- a CDS encoding DUF1871 family protein: protein MNANIHLQLMDVLMNWDPLQYGEDAYETERVDIIQAVHELEDIMPLAKKIQAIIEFSFEEIVPLQKCVNIANELLLIKNSDSSCSI from the coding sequence TTGAATGCAAATATACACCTCCAATTAATGGACGTTTTAATGAATTGGGACCCTCTACAATACGGTGAGGACGCATACGAAACAGAACGGGTTGATATTATTCAAGCTGTGCACGAACTCGAAGATATCATGCCTTTAGCGAAAAAAATTCAAGCCATAATTGAGTTTTCCTTTGAGGAAATAGTTCCGTTACAAAAATGTGTAAATATAGCGAACGAATTACTGTTAATTAAAAATAGTGATTCTTCCTGTTCCATATAA
- a CDS encoding DDE-type integrase/transposase/recombinase, which yields MYPQIITYLLTFINYQEQIIRTLLTLLIGKSMFDKPKEAPVNQPYRKLQIDDLPIIEKLERLDYQLLLAEHLQSKGKPLKPVQRRANSTPVPSTLCCPKCGAPSAYLYANNGGKGQYQCKVCACVFNKKSHYQKEAILKCPHCLKTLEKIKERKDFHVFKCKNDMCTYYQKNLSAMTKKEKKQFKEDPQSLKVRYIYRKFHIDYQPLSKQSPKQPKVDLSRLYVSPHTLGLILTYHVNYGLSARKTAAIMKDIHGVSVSHQSILNYENSVALWLKPYIDYFPYELSDQFCGDETYIRVNGRWHYLFFFFDAVKKVILSYPVSPNRDTATAIRAIDEVLVKLKVIPENLQFVVDGNPIYLLAQHFFAENHISFDVKQVIGLTNEDDVSREYRPLKQIIERLNRTFKGNYRSTHGFGSEQGSVSFVTLFVAYFNFLRPHSSLEGKVPVTLPELEKLPTMPARWTALIGLAQDWIQQQSA from the coding sequence TTGTACCCTCAAATTATAACCTATTTATTAACTTTTATAAACTATCAAGAACAAATTATTCGAACTTTGCTTACTCTATTGATTGGAAAAAGCATGTTCGATAAACCAAAAGAAGCTCCTGTTAATCAGCCTTATCGAAAGCTTCAAATTGATGATTTACCTATTATTGAAAAACTAGAAAGGCTCGATTATCAGCTTTTATTAGCGGAACACCTTCAATCCAAAGGGAAACCGTTAAAACCAGTACAGCGTCGAGCGAATTCTACGCCCGTACCGTCTACCTTATGTTGTCCTAAGTGTGGTGCTCCTTCTGCGTATTTGTACGCAAACAACGGAGGAAAAGGACAATATCAGTGTAAGGTGTGTGCGTGTGTTTTCAATAAAAAAAGTCATTATCAGAAAGAGGCCATTCTTAAGTGTCCTCACTGCCTTAAAACGCTTGAAAAAATTAAAGAACGAAAAGATTTTCACGTGTTTAAGTGCAAAAATGATATGTGTACCTATTATCAAAAAAACTTGAGCGCCATGACTAAAAAAGAGAAAAAACAGTTTAAAGAAGATCCACAATCGCTGAAAGTTCGCTACATTTACCGGAAGTTCCACATCGACTATCAACCGTTATCCAAACAATCACCAAAGCAGCCAAAAGTCGATTTATCAAGATTGTATGTTTCACCGCATACACTTGGGCTCATCTTGACGTACCATGTCAATTACGGATTATCGGCCCGTAAAACGGCAGCGATCATGAAGGATATTCACGGCGTGTCTGTCTCCCATCAAAGTATCCTAAACTACGAAAACAGCGTCGCATTATGGCTCAAGCCTTATATTGACTACTTTCCGTATGAGCTGTCGGATCAATTCTGTGGGGATGAAACGTACATCCGGGTCAACGGTCGTTGGCATTATCTGTTTTTCTTTTTTGATGCGGTCAAGAAAGTCATTCTTTCGTATCCAGTATCACCAAATCGCGACACCGCAACAGCGATACGAGCGATTGATGAAGTACTAGTGAAACTGAAAGTAATACCAGAAAACCTACAATTTGTAGTAGATGGTAACCCTATTTACTTGTTGGCACAGCATTTCTTCGCAGAGAACCACATATCGTTTGACGTAAAACAGGTCATCGGGCTAACAAATGAAGACGATGTCTCTAGAGAGTATCGACCTCTCAAGCAAATCATCGAGAGACTAAATCGCACGTTTAAAGGGAATTATCGATCGACGCACGGCTTTGGTTCTGAACAAGGATCTGTTTCTTTTGTGACATTGTTTGTGGCTTACTTTAACTTCTTGCGCCCACATTCTTCACTTGAAGGTAAAGTGCCAGTAACACTTCCAGAATTAGAAAAGCTACCAACCATGCCAGCGAGATGGACAGCCCTTATTGGATTAGCTCAAGACTGGATTCAACAACAGTCAGCCTAA